From the Halorhabdus utahensis DSM 12940 genome, one window contains:
- a CDS encoding cob(I)yrinic acid a,c-diamide adenosyltransferase: MSLYTGRGDEGKTDLHTGERVSKASPRIEAYGTIDELNALLGTIHPTDYQDIGDVLRSVQNHLHVIQAEFATPESERDGPRIEREDVEQLETWIDGFDADLPALESFVLPGGCDGASALHHARTVCRRAERRAVALGHSAAEDVREPPLVYLNRLSDLLFVLARILNHRADVTEPAPTY; this comes from the coding sequence ATGTCACTCTACACTGGCCGAGGCGACGAGGGAAAGACGGATCTCCACACTGGCGAGCGAGTCTCGAAGGCCAGTCCCCGCATCGAGGCCTACGGGACAATCGACGAACTCAACGCGCTGCTCGGGACGATCCATCCGACCGACTACCAGGACATCGGTGACGTCCTCAGAAGCGTCCAGAACCACCTGCACGTGATACAGGCGGAGTTCGCCACGCCGGAGAGCGAGCGCGACGGGCCGCGGATCGAGCGCGAAGACGTCGAACAGCTCGAAACCTGGATCGACGGGTTCGACGCCGACCTGCCAGCACTGGAATCGTTCGTCCTCCCCGGCGGGTGCGACGGGGCGAGCGCGCTCCATCACGCCCGGACAGTCTGTCGACGCGCGGAGCGGCGAGCAGTCGCACTCGGTCATTCAGCAGCCGAGGACGTCCGGGAGCCACCCCTGGTCTACCTCAATCGATTGTCGGACCTGTTGTTCGTGCTTGCCCGGATACTTAACCACCGTGCGGACGTCACGGAACCGGCCCCGACATACTGA